A genomic segment from Callithrix jacchus isolate 240 chromosome 8, calJac240_pri, whole genome shotgun sequence encodes:
- the OR11H6 gene encoding olfactory receptor 11H6, whose translation MHFVTEFVLLGFHGQREMQSCFFSFILVLYLLALLGNGAIVCAVKCDRRLHTHMYILLGNFAFQESWYISSTVPNMLVNILSETKTISFSGCFLQFYFFFSLGTTECFFLSLMAYDRYLAICRPLHYPSIMTGKFCVILVCVCWVGRFLCYPIPIVLISQLPFCGPNIIDHFVCDPGPLFALACISAPSTELICYTFNSMIIFGPFLSMLGSYTLVIRAVLRIPSAAGRTKAFSTCGSHLMVVSLFYGTLMVMYVSPTSGNSAGMQKIITLVYSAMIPLLNPLIYSLRSKDMKDALKRVLQLTVSQN comes from the coding sequence ATGCATTTTGTGACTGAGTTTGTCCTCCTGGGTTTCCATGGTCAACGAGAGATGCAGAGCTGCTTCTTCTCATTCATCCTTGTTCTCTATCTCCTGGCACTGCTAGGAAATGGAGCAATCGTCTGTGCAGTGAAATGTGACAGGCGGctccacacacacatgtacatccTCTTGGGAAACTTTGCCTTTCAAGAGAGCTGGTACATTTCCTCCACTGTCCCAAACATGCTAGTCAATATCCTCTCTGAGACTAAAACCATCTCCTTCTCTGGCTGCTTCCtgcaattctatttctttttttcattgggTACAACAGAGTGTTTCTTCTTATCACTTATGGCTTATGATCGGTATCTGGCCATCTGTCGCCCATTACACTATCCCTCCATCATGACTGGGAAGTTCTGTGTAATTCTGGTCTGTGTATGCTGGGTAGGCAGATTTCTCTGCTATCCAATCCCCATTGTTCTGATCTCCCAACTTCCCTTCTGTGGGCCCAACATCATTGACCATTTTGTGTGTGACCCAGGCCCATTGTTTGCACTGGCCTGCATCTCTGCTCCTTCCACTGAGCTTATCTGTTACACCTTCAACTCGATGATTATCTTTGGGCCCTTCCTCTCCATGTTGGGGTCTTATACTCTGGTCATCAGAGCTGTGCTTCGTATTCCCTCTGCTGCTGGTCGAACTAAAGCTTTCTCCACATGTGGATCCCACCTAATGGTGGTGTCTCTATTCTATGGAACACTTATGGTGATGTATGTGAGCCCAACATCAGGGAATTCAGCAGGAATGCAGAAGATCATCACTCTGGTATACTCCGCAATGATTCCACTCTTAAACCCCCTTATCTACAGTCTCCGGAGCAAAGACATGAAAGATGCTCTGAAGAGAGTCCTGCAGTTAACAGTTAGCCAAAACTGA
- the LOC100399112 gene encoding olfactory receptor 11H7, whose protein sequence is MILLTYILTLTGNMAIICAVRWDHRLHTPMYIFLANFSFLEIWYVTCTVPNMLVNIFSKTKTISFSGCFTQFYFFFSLGTTECFFLCVMAYDRYLAICHPLRYPSIMTGQFCAILVSLCWLIGFLGHSISIFLISQLPFCGPNIIDHFLCDVDPLMALSCAPTYIIEHVFHSVSSLFIILTMVYILGSYTLVLRTVLQIPSSAGWQKAFSTCGSHLVVVSLFYGTIMVMYVSPTSGNSVAMHKVITLIYSVVTPVLNPLIYSLRNKDMKYALYRVFCAMRIIQSS, encoded by the coding sequence ATGATTTTGTTGACCTACATCTTGACTCTGACTGGGAATATGGCCATCATCTGTGCAGTGAGGTGGGACCACCGGCTCCATACACCTATGTACATATTCCTGGCCAACTTCTCCTTCCTAGAGATCTGGTATGTGACCTGCACAGTCCCCAACATGctggtaaatattttttccaaaaccaAGACCATATCCTTCTCTGGATGCTTCACTCAGTTCTACTTCTTCTTTTCCCTGGGCACAACTGAATGCTTCTTCCTCTGTGTCATGGCTTATGATCGGTACCTGGCCATCTGCCACCCTCTTCGCTATCCCTCCATCATGACTGGTCAGTTCTGTGCCATTTTGGTATCTCTTTGTTGGCTCATTGGTTTCCTTGGACATTCAATTTccattttcctcatttctcaaCTACCTTTCTGTGGTcccaacatcattgatcattttCTGTGTGATGTGGACCCACTGATGGCATTGTCCTGTGCCCCTACTTACATCATAGAGCATGTGTTCCATTCTGTGAGCTCTCTTTTCATCATCCTCACCATGGTGTACATCCTTGGGTCCTATACCTTAGTACTCAGAACTGTGCTTCAGATTCCTTCTTCAGCTGGATGGCAAAAGGCCTTCTCTACCTGTGGATCGCACTTGGTTGTGGTGTCTCTGTTCTATGGAACCATAATGGTGATGTATGTGAGTCCCACATCTGGCAACTCAGTTGCTATGCATAAGGTTATCACACTAATATATTCTGTGGTAACACCTGTCTTAAACCCTCTCATCTACAGCCTTCGCAACAAGGACATGAAATATGCCCTCTATCGTGTCTTCTGTGCAATGAGAATTATCCAGAGCTcatga
- the LOC100398026 gene encoding olfactory receptor 11G2 encodes MKIFNTSSNSSTFTGFILLGFTCHREGQILLFVLFSVVYLLTLMGNGSIICAVHWDERLHTPMYILLANFSFLEIWYVTCTVPNMLANFLSDTKIISFSGCFLQFYFFFSLGATECFFLAVMAFDRYLAICQPLHYPTIMTRHLCSNLMVSCWVLGFIWLLIPIIIISQMSFCGSRIIDHFLCDPGPLLTLTCKKAPVIELVFNILTPLPVFMLFLFIVGSYALVLRAVLRVPSAAGRRKSFSTCGSHLAVVSLFCGSVIVMYGSPTSTHEAGKQKTVTLFYSVVTPFLNPMIYSLRNKDMKKALKKFWRL; translated from the coding sequence ATGAAAATCTTCAACACCTCCAGCAACTCCAGCACCTTCACTGGCTTCATCCTCCTGGGCTTCACTTGCCACAGGGAGGGGCAGATCCTCCTCTTTGTGCTCTTCTCCGTTGTATACCTCCTAACCCTCATGGGCAATGGTTCCATCATCTGTGCTGTGCACTGGGATGAGAGACTCCACACCCCCATGTACATCCTGCTCGCCAACTTCTCCTTCCTGGAGATCTGGTATGTCACCTGCACAGTCCCCAACATGCTGGCCAACTTCCTCTCTGACACCAAGATCATCTCCTTCTCTGGGTGCTTCCTCCAGTtctactttttcttctccttgggTGCTACAGAATGCTTCTTCCTGGCAGTTATGGCATTTGATAGATACCTTGCCATCTGCCAGCCTCTGCACTATCCAACCATTATGACCAGACATCTCTGTTCCAATCTCATGGTCAGTTGCTGGGTACTTGGCTTCATCTGGCTCTTGATTCCTATTATCATCATCTCCCAAATGTCCTTCTGTGGATCCAGGATTATTGATCACTTCCTATGTGACCCAGGTCCTCTTCTAACACTCACCTGCAAAAAAGCCCCTGTGATAGAGCTTGTCTTCAACATCTTAACTCCTCTGCCTGTCTTTATGCTCTTTCTCTTCATCGTGGGGTCCTATGCTCTGGTCCTGAGAGCTGTATTGAGGGTCCCTTCAGCAGCTGGGAGAAGAAAGTCTTTCTCCACCTGTGGGTCTCACCTGGCTGTGGTTTCACTGTTCTGTGGTTCAGTAATAGTCATGTATGGGAGCCCAACATCTACGCATGAAGCTGGAAAGCAGAAGACTGTGACTCTGTTTTATTCTGTTGTTACCCCATTCCTTAACCCTATGATATACAGTCTTAggaacaaagatatgaaaaaagctcTGAAGAAATTTTGGagattataa
- the LOC100387040 gene encoding olfactory receptor 11H6-like, translated as MTSNNLHGWQKMTSEARNISHTMSDFILLGFSYPWEIQIFLFFTFFVTYILTLLGNLAIMCAVCWDHRLHTPMYILLANFSFLEICYVNSDVPNMLANLLSKNKTISFARCLLQLYFFFSLGTTECLFLSIMAYDRFLAICRPLHYPTVMTTKFCSSLIIFCWVYGFIWFLIPVICITQLPFCGPNVIDDFLCDLSPLLALASACVPIPGTVLVCGTMSSLLIFATFFYIIGSYTLVLRAVMQVPSVAGQKKALSTCSSHLTVVFLFYGSIMMTYVSPGSGQAESMQKFTTLFYSVLTPLFNPMIYGLRNKEMKDALKKVLGGS; from the coding sequence GATGGCAGAAAATGACCTCAGAAGCCAGAAATATCTCCCACACCATGAGTGACTTCATCCTCTTGGGCTTCTCTTACCCCTGGGAAATAcagattttcctctttttcacaTTCTTTGTGACTTACATCCTTACTCTCCTTGGAAACCTGGCCATCATGTGTGCAGTGTGCTGGGACCATCGGCTCCACACCCCCATGTACATTCTGCTGGCCAACTTCTCCTTCCTGGAGATATGCTATGTCAACTCTGATGTGCCCAACATGCTGGCTAACTtgctctccaaaaacaaaaccatttcgTTTGCTCGATGCCTCCTCCAGTTGTACTTCTTCTTCTCCCTGGGCACAACTGAATGCCTATTTCTCTCCATCATGGCCTATGACCGGTTCCTGGCAATCTGCCGCCCCCTACACTATCCTACTGTCATGACTACTAAGTTTTGTAGCAGCCTGATCATCTTTTGCTGGGTGTATGGTTTTATCTGGTTTCTGATCCCAGTTATATGCATCACCCAGCTGCCATTTTGTGGCCCAAATGTGATTGATGACTTTCTATGTGACCTCAGTCCCCTTCTGGCCCTGGCATCAGCCTGTGTCCCAATCCCAGGGACTGTTCTTGTATGTGGCACCATGAGTTCCCTCCTCATCTTTGCAACCTTTTTCTACATTATTGGCTCCTATACCCTGGTGCTGAGGGCTGTGATGCAGGTACCCTCTGTTGCTGGCCAGAAGAAGGCCCTCTCCACCTGCTCCTCACACCTGACTGtcgtgtttttattttatggctcAATCATGATGACATATGTGAGCCCAGGGTCAGGACAAGCAGAAAGCATGCAGAAGTTCACAActctattctactcagttttgacCCCTTTGTTCAACCCCATGATCTACGGCCTCcgaaataaagaaatgaaggatGCCTTGAAGAAAGTTCTAGGAGGCTCCTAA